A portion of the Punica granatum isolate Tunisia-2019 chromosome 7, ASM765513v2, whole genome shotgun sequence genome contains these proteins:
- the LOC116215378 gene encoding uncharacterized protein LOC116215378, which yields MEVLHNMTLLLESDIQPIDRERTGRKGKEMGRPINNNHHQPVQVQSTVTHFSHSHPLHVFSSLTHTLAGASCSACKVGFSPGSTVYGCTACSFFLHASCSKLPQQIQHPVDVAHILFLLPVPIYPQGFFNCNACGKDGNGFLYHCGVCNIYLHTICASMPLTWTHQSHPHQVSLNFSAPYPNKIFSCDICGMPGTREWLYRCNPCGFDSHLLCAGTSNVITREAAPVESYYTPQPPTPSYQQEQYNLAAQNLIQQQLLEQQGATVAISRVQMQYNQPVASVPGRNLRATNNVNYFRGNQLRGLFAGLQGMLGNSGGGGSGSEMSDLGNGSSGGVAGDSGGGGLDFGSGLGDLGNLGGFDLGSLGGMDIGSLGDHGGGGVGDFDF from the exons ATGGAGGTTTTGCATAACATGACCTTATTGCTTGAAAGTGATATTCAGCCAATTGACAGAGAAAGAACAGgaaggaaagggaaagagaTGGGGAGGCCAATAAATAACAACCATCACCAACCTGTGCAGGTTCAATCAACAGTCACCCATTTCAGCCACTCCCATCCTCTTCATGTCTTCAGCAGTCTGACACATACTCTAGCCGGAGCCTCATGTTCGGCCTGCAAGGTCGGGTTTTCTCCTGGCAGCACGGTCTATGGCTGCACCGCGTGCAGTTTCTTCCTCCATGCCTCGTGCTCGAAACTGCCTCAGCAGATCCAACACCCAGTCGATGTggctcacattcttttcctcCTTCCAGTCCCCATTTATCCGCAAG GTTTCTTTAACTGCAATGCTTGCGGGAAGGACGGAAATGGCTTCTTGTACCACTGTGGAGTCTGCAACATCTATCTACACACAATCTGCGCGTCGATGCCCCTGACTTGGACCCATCAATCGCACCCCCACCAGGTCAGCCTCAACTTCTCGGCTCCGTACCCTAATAAGATCTTCTCGTGTGACATCTGTGGAATGCCTGGCACGAGGGAGTGGCTCTACAGGTGCAATCCCTGTGGGTTTGATTCCCACCTCTTGTGTGCCGGAACGAGTAATGTTATAACTCGGGAAGCTGCTCCCGTGGAAAGTTATTACACACCACAACCGCCGACTCCGAGCTATCAGCAAGAACAATATAATCTTGCTGCTCAAAATCTAATCCAACAGCAACTCTTGGAACAACAAGGAGCTACCGTGGCTATTTCACGGGTTCAAATGCAATATAATCAGCCAGTGGCTTCAGTTCCTGGGAGAAACTTACGGGCAACTAATAATGTCAATTATTTTCGAGGCAATCAACTTCGGGGTTTATTCGCCGGTTTGCAAGGCATGCTGGGAAACAGTGGCGGAGGTGGCAGTGGAAGTGAAATGTCTGATCTTGGGAATGGAAGCAGCGGCGGGGTCGCCGGAGAcagtggaggaggaggacttGACTTTGGTTCTGGTCTCGGAGATCTTGGGAATCTTGGTGGGTTCGACCTTGGGAGTCTTGGAGggatggatattgggagtttaGGTGAtcatggtggtggtggtgtaggagattttgatttttga
- the LOC116214449 gene encoding uncharacterized protein LOC116214449, producing the protein MSKDTNMPAAYILSSSDGPGTQLISCKLNGRNYNTWSQAMQTALQAKNKLGFIEGRTKNCRTRWLGQRMPKFSRMISGNDSRKDRKSVSEYYSKLKSLWDELELYLDLPACTCDAGAQIAAQKEKGKVHQFLIGLNPDFSTIRSQILSMDPLPNVNKAHSMAAHDEAQRLIAQRRESHSEMMGFAAKVAIDSGGSNPNFGPNRGDFKPRGRPFCDFCGRNGHHRASCYQLHGYPTSDQANQRSSRGYSSGQSQMRGGGGSFGSSSVQQMRGGGIGFGSSNSGQSGKFYSGGSSQTRSAQMSRGQWKPNQTAQHNQSAQLFSSQNSTGHMAGQAQAHSEQADLNKLAHLSEAQLQQLVSLVSRDDGEAHRLSGENFMHIASQLDWIIDSGASCHMTGSLDSLSDIVPINDGPIIHVPNGTTKATFVGKDRTSGSTIGVGKLHGGVWLLRQVSSSLQKAQAMKADTEDIWHNRHGTWWQLDSIGAPGWPSPSHFPCVDVAI; encoded by the exons ATGTCGAAAGATACAAACATGCCAGCAGCATATATCCTTTCTTCCTCAGATGGCCCTGGGACTCAATTAATTTCTTGCAAGCTCAATGGCAGAAATTATAACACCTGGTCACAAGCAATGCAGACTGCGTTACAGGCTAAGAACAAACTCGGCTTTATCGAAGGCAGA ACGAAGAACTGCAGAACTCGGTGGCTGGGGCAAAGAATGCCAAAATTCTCTAGGATGATCTCAGGGAACGATTCTCGCAAG GACAGGAAATCGGTCTCTGAATATTACTCCAAATTGAAGAGTTTATGGGATGAACTGGAGTTGTACCTTGACTTGCCGGCATGTACTTGCGACGCTGGTGCCCAAATTGCTGCCCAAAAGGAGAAGGGGAAGGTTCATCAGTTTCTAATCGGCCTCAACCCCGATTTCTCCACTATTCGGTCGCAAATCTTGAGCATGGATCCTCTGCCGAACGTCAATAAGGCGCATTCGATGGCTGCCCACGATGAAGCTCAGCGATTGATCGCTCAAAGGAGAGAATCCCACTCTGAAATGATGGGTTTTGCAGCCAAAGTTGCGATCGATTCTGGCGGAAGCAACCCTAATTTCGGTCCCAACCGAGGCGATTTCAAGCCTCGAGGTCGCCCATTCTGCGATTTTTGTGGGCGAAATGGCCACCACCGAGCCTCCTGCTACCAGCTCCACGGATACCCGACCTCCGATCAAGCGAACCAACGAAGCTCGAGAGGCTATTCGTCAGGGCAATCTCAGATgcgtggaggaggaggaagctTTGGGTCATCCTCTGTTCAGCAGATGCGTGGAGGAGGTATCGGGTTCGGTTCGTCTAATTCTGGGCAATCGGGTAAGTTTTATTCAGGCGGGTCATCTCAGACACGCTCGGCCCAGATGAGTCGTGGGCAGTGGAAGCCCAACCAAACAGCCCAACATAATCAGTCGGCCCAACTGTTTTCTTCCCAGAATTCTACAGGCCATATGGCAGGTCAGGCCCAGGCCCACAGCGAACAGGCTGATCTCAACAAATTGGCTCATCTCTCTGAGGCCCAATTACAACAGCTGGTTTCCTTGGTTTCACGAGACGATGGTGAGGCTCACCGTTTAAGTGGTGAGAATTTTATGCACATTGCCTCACAACTCGATTGGATCATTGATTCGGGAGCATCATGTCATATGACCGGTAGCTTGGATAGTCTTTCTGACATCGTTCCAATTAATGATGGTCCAATTATCCATGTTCCGAACGGAACAACAAAAGCCACTTTTGTTGGGAAG GACCGTACCTCGGGGAGCACGATTGGAGTGGGTAAACTTCACGGGGGGGTCTGGCTTCTGCGACAAGTGTCTTCTTCGCTTCAGAAAGCACAGGCGATGAAAGCAGATACTGAGGACATTTGGCACAATCG